The genomic stretch CACCGGACGCGGAGTTTGGGCTTTCCATGACCCGCAGCCTGAGATGGGAAGGCAGATCCTCTCGCCCCAAACTCACCTGGTTTTTAGAACCACTTCCATCTACCCTCCAGTCTCAGCTCCCAAAGGCTTCCGCAGAATCCTCCACGGTCCAAGGTCCACcgtgaaagagaagaaagggtaaagggggtggtgGCGTGGAGGCGAGGTCACGAGAGTCCCTTCTCTGGCTTAGGGTTATAGAGGGGGGTGCAAACCTGCTCGTCCACTCCCCACTAAGCCGCGAGGATGCTCGCAGGGGCGCCTCACTTTAAGCGACAGGGACCTGGCTAGGGAAGGGCAGACGCGCTGGAAGGGCTGCATGCAAAAACTTTCCGTTCTCCAGCGGCAACTCTGCGAGAAAGACCATCCTTCTTACGGTGCCAGGTCTCGCTTCTCCTGGTTCAGCCCCTCGCGCCCCGCTCCGGCCCCTCCGACCCGGGCTCGGGGCGGCCGGGTGCAGGCGTTGGCTGCGGCGGCGCAGCATCTCCGCGCCCCGGCGCGCGGCAGCCTCTGGTCCCCGGCACGCGGCGCTGGTGTGGCCGCGCGGCCCCTCCCTGGCGGGCGGGCGGGAGGGCGGGCGCGGAGCTCCGGCGCCTCTCTGCTGCCTCTGGCGGCGGTGGGCGCAGCGAGCCGAGCCCAGCCGGCTGCGGGCGCTCGGGCGccggctcctcctcctccctctctcttctcctccccgcctccctcctcccgtccctccctccctccccctttcagAACACTCAATGTCGGAACGTTCCGAAGATGACGTCGGAGCGTTCTCGAATCCCGTGTCTCTCGGCTGCTGCTGCCGAAGGAACAGGGAAAAAGCAACAAGAAGGAAGAGCAATGGCGACACTGGATCGCAAAGTGCCCAGTCCGGAGGCGTTTCTGGGCAAACCCTGGTCCTCCTGGATCGACGCCGCCAAATTACACTGCTCCGACAGTAAGAACCCCAccgcctcctcctccttttaTTATCCTGTAACCTTTCCATTCACCTAGAGCCACTgggaaaaagtgtgtgtgtgagagagagagagtggccCCCGGTGTCCTCCatgcttctccctctctctctaaataaatacacacagagacagaTCATCAATGCACAGAGAGAGGCCCTGCTGCCagggctgtctgtctgtctgtctgttcccGGCTCCCCGTGGCATCCCGCGGGGTGGGCTTTCACAGCCCCACGGTGTATCTGTTTAAAAGGCTACTCTGTTGCTGCTTGCATAGTTTTTTTGGTACCTATCTGGGCCAGGTAGATGGAAATCCGGACTTGGGAGAAAACGTTGCATTGTCAATTTTGGAAAGATTTTCATATACAGTATTTATATCCATCTGTGTGCAAATAAacactctcccttccccccttgaCTTTggctccccccctttttttgcttttttcccttattttctcttttccttttctttttcatctgcaGATGTAGATTTAGAAGAGGCTGGAAAAGAGGGTGGAAAAAGCAGGGAGGTTATGAGGCTTAATAAAGAAGGTAAGTGGAGCTACTGGCATTTTAGTGTTAGCATGTGTGGCAGAATCTTCACAGGATTTCGACTATAATGTGAATTGTTCTGCTGGGTACAGAGTGACTAAGGCTTGTCAAAAATTGAGCACGCCCAGGTGACTACTGCTTCGGGTTAACTTCTTTCAAAGTATAAATACAACTGGGGGGTAAAGAGGGGGAGGCTGTTGGAGGCAGAAGTTTACTGCACTTCAGCTGAAGTCCACATTTGGACCTTCTGATGCCTATCTGCCATTCACCTTTGCAGCATCATTGCCAAATGGTGGGGAGTTGAAACTATGAAATGAGGAATGGGGTTCCCCTCACAAGCATCCCAGCCTTCCTGTGGGTACACAATAGTTTAATGAACCCCACATGGTCAGTCATTCCAGCAGTTACTGTTCCATTCTTCACTGAAACCCATGGTACATAGCAAACCTTTGCAGCAAGTTACATTGGGCCCACTTTGTGCTTGGTCCCAGATTGTTATGTGGCCAGCAGGGTTAGGGACATCTGCGTGTGCAGCCCCCCCAGCCGGTTGCCCATCCCTCTTTCCCCAGCATGGAAAGTACCTGAAATAGGACACAGTGAGTAGAGAGGTCATCCCAGACTGAGGCAGGCAAGTGAAGCCACAGCCTGCTGGAACTGGGCAACAAATACACATGGTTGTCATAAATAAATCATATCCCGTTTGTGTTTGCAAGCCTACCATATGTAACTCTGGCCTATGGGCTTCGTGTGGAGCAACTCCAGAGGCCACTTTCTGCTAAACAAATGGATGGGTTCATTTGAATTGTGATTTACTGACTGATGTCTTGTAAACATCATTGGTTgaaattgggggagggaggatggcaTGAGGGGGCAGAAGAAGTTGGTGGGAAGTGTTGAAAGAATTCATCCATAACTAGGCCATAGAGGCATTGCTCATCCAAAGTGAATGGAGAAAAGGCCATTAGACTCCAAAAAATGGTCTCCCCATAAAACGGGTTATCATCCTATAAGG from Rhinolophus sinicus isolate RSC01 linkage group LG09, ASM3656204v1, whole genome shotgun sequence encodes the following:
- the ATXN7L1 gene encoding ataxin-7-like protein 1 isoform X11: MTSERSRIPCLSAAAAEGTGKKQQEGRAMATLDRKVPSPEAFLGKPWSSWIDAAKLHCSDNVDLEEAGKEGGKSREVMRLNKEDMHLFGHYPAHDDFYLVVCSACNQVVKPQVFQSHCGRKQDKRNESISRNGPENSQAIEKNQV